Below is a window of Pseudarthrobacter equi DNA.
CCAGGGCGAAAATGACCGAACCGTACGCCAGGGTGGCGGTGGCGGCATTGACGTCCTGGAGGGAAATGGCGTCGATGCTCCAGGAACCAACGCCGGGCCAGGCGAAGATCTTTTCGGCAAAGAAACCGCCGGCGAAGATGGCCGGGATGGTGAAGGCGATGCTCTGGGCCACCGGGATGAAGGACACGCGGAGTGCGTGCCGTGCAATGGCCTGGTTCCTGCTGAGGCCCTTGGCGCGGGCGGTCCGGACAAAGTCGGCGTTGACGTTGTCCAGCAGGTATTGGCGCTGGGCAATCTGGTAGGCGCCCCAGCCCACCAGCGTGATGGCCACTGTGGGGACGGCGTAGTGGGCCGCCATGTCCACTACTTGTGGCCAGCCGGCTTCCATCCCGGGGGTGGAGATGCCGGTGACGAAGAAGATGCGGTTCCCCACCGTCTCGTTGATATTGATGGCACCGAGCTGCACCAGGAAGTAGGCGATGGGCGCCGGGACGATGTAGGCGAGGTAGCTGTAGGACGTGATGACCCGGTCCTGGAACTTGTACTGCCGGGCTGCCGAATACACGCCAAGGGCCACGCCGATGATGAGGGTGAGGATGA
It encodes the following:
- a CDS encoding ABC transporter permease; protein product: MLKYLAKRGITYVVMIFLTTSAGYFLAVSSLKPALLEQERIPRPTPEQVANSMRLKGLDPDMSAWDRYVQWLTGVVTRWDWGRSPNGAFINAEFGDRVWISTRLFLASIILTLIIGVALGVYSAARQYKFQDRVITSYSYLAYIVPAPIAYFLVQLGAININETVGNRIFFVTGISTPGMEAGWPQVVDMAAHYAVPTVAITLVGWGAYQIAQRQYLLDNVNADFVRTARAKGLSRNQAIARHALRVSFIPVAQSIAFTIPAIFAGGFFAEKIFAWPGVGSWSIDAISLQDVNAATATLAYGSVIFALGAILADFATTLVDPRVRVQ